Proteins co-encoded in one Prunus persica cultivar Lovell chromosome G6, Prunus_persica_NCBIv2, whole genome shotgun sequence genomic window:
- the LOC18773297 gene encoding probable aspartyl protease At4g16563 yields the protein MDTGSDLTWFPCGKNYQCIHCSIYLNNTAKVKSFIPKLSSSSKTLACLNPKCARIYPKIHCPDCKLGSKNCTWRCPWYTYPYGSGNPSGSLLSEMQHLSNCRWHYRDAVKKTKGVSYTPFVKNPEVPGRGHFLTSYYVGLRCITVGGRSVKISYRYLRPDKNSSGRTIVDSGTTFTYMAPEVFERMAGEFEKLTKGYKREEEVEALTRLRPFYNVSRIETPKFPSVMFRFNGGLRWRCRRRITWCQPVGRCCA from the exons ATGGACACTGGTAGTGATTTAACTTGGTTCCCTTGCGGCAAAAACTACCAGTGTATCCATTGCTCCATTTACCTCAACAACACCGCCAAAGTCAAATCTTTTATTCCCAAATTGTCCTCATCTTCCAAAACCCTCGCCTGCTTGAACCCCAAATGCGCTAGGATTTACCCGAAAATTCACTGCCCAGATTGCAAACTAGGATCGAAAAACTGTACCTGGAGATGCCCTTGGTACACATACCCCTACGGCTCTGGCAACCCAAGTGGAAGTCTACTATCTGAAATGCAGCACCTCTCGAACTGCCGCTGGCATTACCGG GACGCcgtcaagaaaactaaaggcGTCAGCTACACGCCGTTTGTGAAAAACCCAGAAGTCCCTGGAAGGGGGCATTTCCTCACCTCTTACTACGTTGGCCTCCGCTGCATCACTGTGGGAGGGCGGAGCGTGAAGATTTCATACAGGTACCTAAGGCCTGACAAGAACAGCTCCGGCAGGACCATAGTCGATTCTGGGACCACCTTCACGTATATGGCACCTGAGGTGTTCGAGCGCATGGCGGGAGAGTTCGAGAAGTTGACGAAGGGCTATAAGAGGGAGGAGGAAGTGGAGGCTTTGACTAGGTTAAGGCCGTTCTATAATGTTTCCAGGATCGAAACGCCGAAGTTTCCAAGCGTGATGTTTCGCTTCAATGGAGGGCTGAGATGGCGCTGCCGGAGGAGAATTACTTGGTGCCAGCCGGTTGGAAGGTGTTGTGCTTGA